A segment of the Melopsittacus undulatus isolate bMelUnd1 chromosome 13, bMelUnd1.mat.Z, whole genome shotgun sequence genome:
gCAAGGGGACtcttatgtctctggtgctaatgaattctgtatgcatgcggggagctttctggaaaatgatgtaatccatatgtaacctcatgaatatgtatgtgtgcccaagggctatataaggatggcttgtgtagcaataagggagacacacgttaggaggagttatcccccgtgtctgcTGGCGCCggaataaagaatacctgcttgtgagcttgaaaactgtgttggcaagtttgttcctggagttgtctCCGTATCCATTTGTCACCCCAGATGGGagcctctctgctcggctgcaggacccgctgaggacagggctccccagggccctcgggagtttttcccggagggacccctggACTCATTGGGgtcactgcaggagcagacaaggaccatcttcatcaaaGGTATTCTTCTCtttgtatagtctgtaaggtgcagggggcatctcggTTTGGtaaattggtttggtaagcgtacgcatggtttggaagccttccataaatcgagataggaaatctcgtaggtaaaggcatatacccggctgctagcgtccgttggTATACACTcgcaagaagcagggggcttcttgtgatttgggtgagtcctacaagacacagggggtgtcttgtggacACGGTTTTGAACCTTATTGGTATAAGTATTCGAATTGGTATTGGTATCCGATTTGTTCCGGTTCGTTCTAGTGCTgattttggttctgtgattttggtatcggtgacagattgttaaaattgtgttattaattgtggtctgtttgatagaattttagtctctgtatctgttccaagtgttgtaattgtgtgcagtgtgtctgtgggatcctgtgtgtgtgtgagagattgataatgggaaatcagcagagtgaagagatcatgcaaaagagtcctttagggtgcatgttggcacactggaaagaactgggagggtctcctgggggctcgggaaataaaagagcattggtaaaatattgtaaccagtgGTAGCCTTTGTACACCccagaagatcaggaaaaatggcctaaaaacggaactctgaattataacacattgttacaattaatgttgtttctgaggcagcaaagaaaatgggataagtgatgtatgcagatatgtttttcacgtTGAGAAATCACCCGGAGTGGCAAAGAGAACGTGGAATTAATATAGCACcttcagatcccttaattttagctttagaaaaagaaaggaagcaggcagggaataaattggaaagatgTTGTTCTGGTTGTGAGATTGGGgaaatttgtttgaaacttaagaaaagagCTGAGGATCATAGGGTTGAGGATAGAATGGAGGATTATATATCCCCAAAAGTACCGGATCAGAATCCACCTCCGATCGAGGAGGAAACCCCTGATTCagatgtaaaacaagaacaaagtgtaaaacaagaacaaggtgtgaaacaagaacaaagtgtggaACAAGAACAGAGTGTAAAACAAATTCCCTCCCCGCCCGTTGCTGCCCAGATTCGTAGTAAAACTAAGACTGTTCTGCAAGCCCctctgagggaagcaatgggaccGGAGGGATgtaccaaaataaaagtgaatttttctttaggagatttggatagatggaaacagattgcaaaagagaaTCGAAATGACCCTATAGGGGTAGCAAAGACATTTGAGATCCTGGTAAAAAGTCAAGATCCTGACTGGAAGGATATAGATGTCATCCTGGATGCattaacagagacagaaaaacagtcaGTTATAAAAACTGCTTGCACTCAGGTAAATGCCCAGATTTCTGCAAGGGCAATGGATGGGAGGGTTGAAGATCATACTCCCCTTACAGCTCCAGATTgggattatgatgatgatggagataatgcatctttaaaaagataccagaataccagaagataccagaaaagataccagaatctgcccagcctgtagctctgctgggatttcagggCCGTCTGGATGCCATATCTGTCACCCTGTTGAtcgctgggctggctgctgactccttatggcagccgccttccaccgtgttctcagacccattggggagagcactgagcaaggcactcctgtcacgggtgttggggatggtgtcgtcgtcgttcccctgccttgccacggctgctggctctttggatCTGACacccttcaccactttctcaggtacatcagggagagcactgagcaaggcactcatcccatgggtgctggggatgctgttctgactattccccagtcctgccacggctgctggctccttggggcagctgctctgcaccgtgttgtcagtcaggtcagggagagcacagaacaaggcagacaaatcatagactGCGGGGACagtgtcctcattgtctgccagccctgccgctgctgctggttccttgcggctgctgctctcctctgcattctcagtcaggtcagggagtgctttgagtaagtccatcaaatcatagacatcaggggcactgtccttgctgttctccagccctgccacggctgctggctccttgcggcagctgctctccaccgtgttgtcagtcaggtcagggagagcatagaacaaggcagacaaatcatagatCCCAGGGCTGGTGTGGTCACTGGttgccagccctgccgctgctgctggttccttgtggctgctgccctccactgctttctcagtcaggtcagggagtgctttgagtaagtccatcaaatcatagacatcaggggcactgtccttgctgttctccagccctgccacagctgctggctccttgcggcagctgctctgcaccgtgttgtcagtcTGGTCGGGGCGAGcatagaacaaggcagacaaatcatagaccCCAGGGACAgagtcctcattgtctgccagccctgccacggctgctggttctttctggctgctgccctcctctgcactctcagtcaggtcagggagtgcattgagtaagtccatcaaatcacagacatcagggccactgtccttgctgttctccagcaccgccactgctgctggctccttggagcagccactCTCCTCCACATTCTCAGGCACAATAGGGAGACCACTGAGCCAGGCACCCTTATaatgggtgttggggatggtgtccTCGTTGCTCCcctgccttgccacggctgctggctctttggatCTGACACCCCTCACCACTTTCTCAGGcacatcagggagagcactgagcaaggcactcatcccatgggtgctggggatgctgttctgactattccccagccctgccacggctgctggctccttgcaggccttagagtagtgccattgctgcttcccagagttggaatagctgcaggcctgaaaactggtggtggagtaactgcagtgcttctgcctggggctggattggccaaagtgcttgttgatggggctggaataggcacagtgcctgtcctttgcattcaCGTGGCTGATGTGTCTGTCACGGTACTTTGAGTATGCACAGTGCTTGTGGCTTGGTTTGGAAAAGCCTCACTGCTCGTGAATGAggttgcagcagctgcagtgtctgtctcaggcattggagtagctgcactgctgttgctggcactgcagtagctgctatgcttgttgcagttgacacacactgcaggtattCCAGCCACATCAatcagcagtgaggcttctccagtGCGAGTCACAAGCACTGTGGCTTCTCACTGCCTGCCAAAGCCCTGTGGCTACGGCAACCCCAGTAACTGGGACAGTGGCTACTACATGGCAATGATAGGCataaacactgcagctattccagccactgcaacaagcacagctgctgctgcagtgccagccacagcagtgcagctactTCAATGCCTGAGACTGACACTGCCGCTCCTGCAACCTCATTCAGGAGCAGTCACATGCAGTGTGCATACTCAAAGTACCGTGACAGACACATCAgccacttgaatgcaaaggacaggcactgtgcctgttccagccccatcaacaagcactttggccaatccagccccaggcagaagcactgcagttactccaccaccagttttcaggcctgcagctattccaactctgggaagcagcaatggcactacTCTAAGGCCTGCAACGTATGCAGTGGCTACGTCAACCTCCTCTACAAACAGTGCGGCTTCTCCAACACCATTGACAcgcactgctgcttctccagccccattgacaagcagtgaggcttctccaacCCAAGGCCTAAGAACTGTGTTTGCTGCAACCATGAGGGGGGTCAGTTGGGGGGGCAGTTGGGGTCTGGGCGGTGACttgggggcagttgtgggtttGGGAGAATCAGTTGGGGGGCAATTGTGGGTGTGGGGGGGTCTCTTTGGGGGCAGTTGTGTGGCTGTGGAGTTACAGGGGGATGACTTTGGGAAcagttgtgggtctgggtgATCATTGGGGGGTCACCTgtggggcagttgtgggtctggggaGTACCCACACTGCACGTGGCTTGGtttggagaagcctcactgctcgtCAATGAGGTTGCAGTAGTGGCAGTGTCAGCCTCAGGCATTGGAGCAGCCGCACTGCTGTGACTggcactgcagtagctgctatgcttgttgcagtggctgaaatagctgcagtgtttttgcCTGTCAGTGCCACATAGTAGCCACTGCCCCAGTGACTGGGGTTGCAGTAGCCACAGGGCTTGTGGCTCGCATTGGAGAAGCATCACTGCTGATTGATGTGGTTGGaatacctgcagtgtgtgtgtcaTTGGAGCTGTAGCAGCCACAGCACCTGTCCTTGGCATTGGAGTAGCCCGTGTACCTGCTGCCATGGTTGTAGTAGACACAGTTCTTAGGCCTTGGgttggagaagcctcactgcttgttgatggggctggaggagcagcagtgtgtgtcaCTGGCATTGAagaggctgcagtgtttgtgactggcactggagtagctgcagtgtttgtggctGGGGTTGACGTAGCCACTGTATACATAGCAGGCCTTAGAGTAACACCATTGCTCCTTCCTAGAGATGGAGGAGcttcagagctgaaaactggtggtggagcaactgcagtgcttgtgcctggGGCTGCATTAACTGCAGGGCATGTTGAATTGGCTTGTAGTAGCCACATTGACTGTCCTTGGCATTCAAGTGGCCAATGTGTCTGTCTCTGTACTTCTAGTACCTGCAGTACCTGTGGCTTGGGTttgagaagcctcactgctcgtCACTGAGTTTCGAGTAGCCGTACTGCTTTTTTTGCCCTTGTTGGAATAGCAGCAGTGCTTGTCAGTGGAGTCGTATCAGCTGTAGTGACAGTCCTTGCCATTGGAGTAGTCATGGTGCCTGTTGCCATGGTTGGTGTCATCGCAGTGGTTGTGGTTGgtgttggagtagctgcagttcttgtggctggtgttgCAGTAGCCgcattgtctgttgctttgctattaggtcttgcctgccctcactgcagagcatgagagactgaatcAGCCTTGCTCAGGGGAAGTGCTAATCAGAAACCACTACACAATCCGTGTGTTACCAGCTTTATCCTCAGACTAGAGCCGAACCTAACCACTGCCTCAGCTACAAGAGCAGAATGAACTCTTACGAGGTGTCCCTCTGACACCTGTTGCCCTCCAAAGAACCCAGAAACCAATCCCCACAACCCCCCCAATAACTGCAAAagtccccccaaaacaccctatCCCCCAATAAACACCCAACCTCACCAAGGTCCCAAAACtgcaaaacacccaaacccaccaaCTCTCCGCAAAACCCACAAGGTCCCCCCAAGAAACCGACCCCCAAACCCTCAAAGTCtccaaaaaatccccacaggCCCCAAAAATCCATCCTAACCCTCCAAGAGCCCAAATCCTCgccaaaaaccccaacctcccaaaacccccaaaccccacaaaccccacGCTCCCCCCAGAAGGCACCCCGGGCTTACTTGCCCGGCTGCTGGCTCAGGCTGTGAGGGTGGAGTGTGGCTGTCTCCTGGGGCAGTTCATGTTTGCAGCCAAGGGTGGTTGAACACATCCTCCAGGGATGGTCTGGCCCAATCTTTCATGTTCAAGCACCACCTGATGAGCTGCTGGCATTCTGGGGAGCATCCGGGAACCACCACTCAGTTGCAGGAGGCTCCTGCCCACCTTGTGCCACCGTCCGCAGCGCCCAGGCCGGggtgtgctcagagctgcaccCAAACCTCCTCCTCCATGATCCGGTTTAGAGGAGAGCAGGATGGCAGGACATGTGCCACCTCCTCCAGCTGACCAAGGGAGATCAGCTGCCACCCTCTAAAACTTGACCTCCCCCTGCTGCCGCCAAGCCGAGTACCTACCAACAGAGATCTGGCGCTTGAAGAAGAGCTGCCCGCTGGTGATGTCCTTGCAGCACCGGAAGGGGAGGACCCCGCACACCATCTCATACAGCAGCACGCCCAGGGACCAGATGGCCGCCGGACGGCCGTGGTAGCAGTGGTAGAGGAACCACTCCGGCGGGTAGTACAAAGGTGTTCCTACAACAGGATACAGGAACAGCTCATCAGGCGGATGCCGCCTGCTCCCGCATCCTCAGCCGCgcatccccagggatgcaggggctgcACCGGTGGCCCCATGGACGTGGGGAGACACACTCGGTGTGACCTGCCACTTTGTCACCAGCACGTGACTCTTTTCCCaaactgcctgctgctggaagcacccTGGGCTGTGCGCTCACCACTAAATTTGGTGTAGACCATGTTCCTGAGGAGGGTGCTGCAACCAAAGTCAATTAGCTTGATCTTTCCGGTGACCAAGTGGATGATGATGTTCTTGGACTTGATATCCCTGTGCAGGACACCGAGGCTGTGGCAGTGCTGCACGGCCCTCAGCACCTGGAGGAAAATGCCCTGCGCCGGAGACTCGGGCACGAACCCCCGGTTTCTGATTAACTCATAGAGGTCCTGCGATGGCTCCGGACGctccaaaaccagcaggaaggaGTCGGGCAGCTCAAACCAATTGAGGAGCTGGATGATGGTGCTGCAGTCGGAGCGCACTTTCCTCATCATGGCTATCTCCATGGGAATGCGGGTGCCGCTGCGCTGCAGGGTGACCGTGGCACCGTTAGCGGGGCTGATGCTGGCCCGGGGGTCCTGTGCCTCCCtgcctgggatgctctgatgcCCCCCTGCCCGGCCCCACTGTTCCCAGGTGCCCCCCCCCAAGTCCCCAGGATGCTCTGGTGCACCCCTAGCCGGCCCCAAGGGTACCAGGCACCCTCTGCCCAGGATGCTCCGTGACCCCCGGTGACTCCACACCCGCTCCCCTCGCGCTGTCCCGCTTTCCCCCTCCCGGCGCCACCGCCTCAcccccaccagccctgccccacgCTGTGCCGGTGGCCCCGCGCACTCACCCGCTGGCCCCACGAGGAGATGCGCTCCCGAGCCACTTGTTTGATGGCCACCTGCAAGCCGAGAGCAGCGCTGGGCTGAGCCTCGCCTggccccgccgcctccccgccccgccgccggccccgccccttACCGGGGTGTTGTCACCCAGGCGGACCCCCGAGTAcacggagccgaagccgcctctccccagcagcggTCCCATTCGGTAGAGCCGCTCGAAGGTCTCCTTGTCATGCCCGACGCGAGAgacgctgccgctgccgctgccgctgtcGCTGCGCGCGGGGTCCCCGCCGGCCCCCAGCGGCCGCTCCGGGCCGAGCGGAGCCGCATCATTCCCGGCCTTTCCCGGCCGAGGCTCCGCGGCGTGCCGCTcgccgccgctcccggggcGCAGATAGAGCGACGGGTCAATGCGGGTGAGGAGCACCACGGGCACCTTGGCCGAGCGCGCTGCCGGTGCCGGCACCCCCGCAGGGCTCTCGGGGGTCGCGGCTGCCGGGCGActgcggggcggggcctgggggcGGGCCGGGGAGCGCCAGGGGGCGGCGCTGCCTCGCCAGACCCAGCGGCGGCGGCTCGCCCAGCGCCGCCACTGCCAGTACCGGGAGAGCCGAGCGGCGCCGCGAGCCCCGGCGGGGGGCACCATCgcggggagcggcggagggAGGGCTCCGGACCGCCGAgagctgccgccgccgcgccgggtgctgctgccgctgctgctgctgccaaagtCGCTGCGGCTCAAAAGCCGCTGGAAAAGTCGCTGCCGAAGTCGctgccgctccaaagccgctccaaagccgctccaaagccgctgctgccgctgccgccaCAGCCTCGCTCTCAACGGCTCTGTCCACGCGGCCGCAGGAGCCCGTGGAACGGCGGAGCgggccctgcccagccccgcgGCCGGGCTCGTGCACCCCCCGCCCGGCCGCAGCATCCCCGCGGCCGAGCCTTTGTAAACTGAACCTGAGCCTTGGGACCCTGCGAACGAGGCTTTAATAAAGAAGTGAGCCCGGAGGCTTTGGGAAGTCAAAAGGAggcttcattttactgcttattttatccccttttccctttcctgtccACAGAGgtggattgagatgagatctcaggaagctcttccctgggaggtgctgaggcgctggcacagggtgcccagagcagctgtggctgccccatccctggcagtgctcaaggccaggttggacacaggggcttggagcagctgctctagtggaaggggtccctgcccggggcaggggttggagctggaggagctttaaggccccttcaccGCAGCCCACCCGGTGCCTCTGGGATCCCATGAGGGGCGGCTGCTCCGTGAGGAAAGGCCCCGGCCCGCGCTGCCCCTCATGGGGGTCCCGCTGCACCCCCCCGCCCTCTGACTTATTCTAGAGTTGGAGTTTGTGATcttagtgtgtgcatgtgtaggaTACTCCTACTGCAGGTATGAAAAACAGACTCTAGAAACCTTTGCACTTGTAGCTGTGTGTAACTGGAGGGGCATAATAAGGACTTTGCTTTCCCTAGGTAATCTGCTGGAGAGAGCTTTGCAGTCAACTCTGTCACAGTCCAGGTGTGAGACTGGtggccagttccctcagctatCTAAGGCTTGACTTCTCAGGCTTGCTTTAGCAGGAGCCACGCATCTTTTTTCTGGAATGTAGCCTTGACAATGCAAAATGGTCCAGAGCAATGCAGACTTATTCTTgaggtggaggagaagcagtgaaGCTCTCTGTCCTTCAGTGGGCTTTAGGGTTGAACCCTGCTGAGTCTTCCCTTGCCAGGTACCATTACTTGTTGCAAAGTGACTCCTTGGGGTAGTTTAGTTGTGTTTGTCCAGGGGCaaaagtgtgggttttttgggagatgtgtttgttttgtgcctGTAAGCAATGGAAGAGACTATTGCATTGTGCCTCTGCTGATGAGATTCAAGGCTGATCGTACCCCAGGCCTTACTGACAACTCTGagccttttctgtcacaaaCTTGAAGCGATGGGAAGTGTTgcacttgtggaaaaaaatggagaagaaggaTAAGGAAAGCCAGGATTCGTtgaaagagtaacaaaacaTGGCAGTTCAGgttgttactgctttgtttgctctacagcagtgtttcaggtggtttgtgggggtaaatttgcattttttgatgAAATGGAGTGAAACCCTGAGATGCTACTTGTTTTTTGCATCCTATAATTTGCCCTAATAGCCAGTGTGACAACACTTACCTTCACAATATTAGATGTAGGGCTCCAGTAGCAAATGAGCATAGAGAGTAATTGCTGCTCCTTTTACTATACTTCTGTGGACAGTATATATTGTGGATGGTATTTTCGATATAATTTGGTTcttgtttatgtatatatactacCTTTCTCAAACGTGATTTTCCAGTATACTCAGGCTTCTTTACAGTGGTAGTTTTTGGCTGTTCTACATGCCTTTCTTGGGGATCAGTTGTCCACATTGACCTTTGTCACTCAGCGGCAAGAGCCgtggttgtttttctgtagttctaGTATAGTGGGGGTTTAGGTTTTACTCTCCTTCCCAATATATTGTAATATAAATGGGAGACAAAGCACACCCAATTGTAGGACCACCGTCCATTAGCAAAAGTAGGTGTTTGGTATTGTCATACTTCATTACTGTTGCTTTCAAGTTTCACCTTAGGTTACAGAGCTAATAGGTATCTTGGCTACACAAGTGTTAGCAGAAGGAATAAGAGGTTACTGGaactcctgaaatattttactgaagccTTAGGAAGCCTCTAGGTATGTTTACTTTTAGATAACTTTACAAAGACATGGAAGATGCTACTGTTTCATAAATCACGTTTGTGCTGATATTAGCAAAGTATTTGACTATGTTGTAGTTTGTAGTTCTTCATGCTGTCAGCAGGAGTCTTAGCTGTACTATGTACCGTGTAGCTAGTTGTACATCTGGCACTGTTCATTTCAGTGGAACAGACAGTCTGCCTTTGAATCTCATCTTGCAAATGTTTAAGCCCGTGTATACCTCTGTATCTTTCATGTTACCTCACTGAAGACATCCGTACTCCCTACTCACTTGTTTAGAAAACTTTAGATTAAATTCTCTTGTGTCTATGGTTGCTTAATTATATATGTTTTCAACATACTTTTAGGTTCAGAAGGATCTAGTAGTagatgctctgaaacagaggaaCACGTAACATGCGATTTGCCACAAACGCCGCAGAACATGACACGTATCATTGCATTTCTCAGGCTAAATGAGCTACAAGGACTTGTTACggctttctgaaagttttagCTGTACCTCTCCTTTCCCAAACCCCTTCTGtttcccccattttcctgttcctcagtTTCTTTGTGGTTGTGTATCGACCTCGAcagtttgtttcctcctttggcCTTTCCTTCACTAATCATCTGCTccgattttggttttttttcctcttcagcaggtCTGTTGTTGTTCTGTTGCAGCAGTCTGGGTGATCATCATCAGACACTTGGTACAGATTAGAAAGCTCTGCTGGGCAGAAGCGAGGAGCTTCATCCACATGTTGATCACTTGAGCTACTTGTCAAGCAGTATCTTATCTTAAGAAGTGTGCCAAGCTAAGCTCCATtttgatgctttgttttatccagcttcaagggaagtgatgcagggcctggagcacaagtgtgctggggaatggctgagggagctggggggttcagtctggagaagagagggctcagggggatcttatcgctctctacagctgcctgacaggaggatgtaGTAAGGTGGGGTCAGTCTATTCTTGAAAGGAGcaagcgataggacaagaggaaatggcctcaagctgcaccaggggaggtttagagcGGGTATTGGGAAAAATGTCTTTACCAAAGGGGCTGTCATGCactgaagaggctgcccagggcagtggtgcagtcaccatccctggaggtatctgAAGGTGTATAGGAGTGGTACTGAGGGACATGGATTAGGGGtggcctttgctgtgctgggttaacagttggacttgatgatcttaaaggtgttttccaatctACATGGTGCTATGTTGCTGATCACGGAGAAGGGAGATGTGCTGAGTATCAGTGTAGCTGAGTACAATCCACAAGCTCAGGGCTCTAAGAAGTTAACTGCAGCcataaataaaaggggaaatggcttcAGGAGGTAAATCCTTTCTTAGGCCAAGCAGAGTTAGGCAGGACTGTCCAGGTCCCCACTGCTAATCCCCAGAGACACCCTGTTCCTCTCGCatgcagagctgatgcttgGAGACCCAGTCACCCCTGCTTGCTCCTAGGGTACTTCACTAGCTTGTTGGCTAGTTCCGCTTGATATTCCATAGGCATCACACActcacacagctcctcttgCTCCAGTGGCTGGCACCATGGACACAGGGACCCTCTGGCCTGtggtctgctgcagctgctggtaccCACACCTCTATCCATACACACATGGGATTGAGAGCCCCTTGCCCAGGAAAGACatagaaaggaatttaatgaGAGAGCAGGACAGACTGTGCTGATGAGCTGAAGGGCACAACCAGGCAAGCATACTGACCAATATTTCCActtgcctctctttttcagACTTGTGTTCTCCAAATGGCCTAAccatctccctttccctgcctttggtTCTGCCCCCAGACATCCTGTAAGTCCTGTGCAATCCTGAGCTATGTTTTGTGTGCATCCTGTGATGTGTCCCACCCCTAAGCAGCAATGCCCTTAGTGTGAAAGATGTTGagagagctgctcccagtgacCTCCAGTGATGGGCTCCATGCCCAGAGAGtggagctgaggctgtgccagggcagctgcaggcaggttgGTTGTTGCTTGGGAGAGCTTGACTTGCCCAATCTCTGGGTTTGTGCAGATGGGCCTTTGGGCTGATGGCTCCTGAGATGGACCTGGGAGCAGCCTGCCAGGGTATTGTTTGGGCTTCTCCCCTGCTATTGCATCTCTGGGctcctctgtggctgtgcagatcGGCTTTTCTCACAGAACCTGTCCCTTTCACCATACTCTCATCCCCTCAGTAGGTACTCTAAATGAATGTTCTCCAGTGGTCTGAAACACATGCCAAAGAAAGAGTGCATGCCAGCCGGGGCAACCTCCTGGGTACCTGTCTAACACATTACTAATTTCACAGCTCATCCACTATGTGCAAAAGATGTGAAGATGGTAGGTTGCAGGGCACAGTGAttggagagaaaacatgaaaaaagggacatggagcagaTGTTTCTGCTGGTATTTCTGTGGCAGTTGGAAAAGTTGGATTGTGTTGGCACTGCAAATTGCTTAGTGATTAATGGAAATGACAGAGATGATGCATTGGTTCTGAATTGGTTTCATGTTGATAGAGGACATCTTGATTGAGATAACGCAAATGAGCTGATagcagcatttgtttctgtaatgttttagttctcttctgttagaaataagtgctcagctcctttggaaaagcctttttgaTCAAGTGTTTGTGTGTCTAGCAGTTGTTTTGTAGGTAAGCTGCTGTTTGGTGTGGTTGGTAGCTTTTCAAACATCAGCTTTTCATgtgaggttttaaaaaacaatctgattttatttgacATGGGGTTTTCTAATCAGTTAAAGTTTGACTCAAGTAAAACTTCAATGGAGTAATACACCCAAGTGAGGTACCgtgcttttcttcacaggatTGCTGGTTGCAGTAG
Coding sequences within it:
- the LOC117436938 gene encoding LOW QUALITY PROTEIN: serine/threonine-protein kinase pim-1-like (The sequence of the model RefSeq protein was modified relative to this genomic sequence to represent the inferred CDS: deleted 1 base in 1 codon); the encoded protein is MVPPAGARGAARLSRYWQWRRWASRRRWVWRGSAAPWRSPARPQAPPRSRPAAATPESPAGVPAPAARSAKVPVVLLTRIDPSLYLRPGSGGERHAAEPRPGKAGNDAAPLGPERPLGAGGDPARSDSGSGSGSVSRVGHDKETFERLYRMGPLLGRGGFGSVYSGVRLGDNTPVAIKQVARERISSWGQRRSGTRIPMEIAMMRKVRSDCSTIIQLLNWFELPDSFLLVLERPEPSQDLYELIRNRGFVPESPAQGIFLQVLRAVQHCHSLGVLHRDIKSKNIIIHLVTGKIKLIDFGCSTLLRNMVYTKFSGTPLYYPPEWFLYHCYHGRPAAIWSLGVLLYEMVCGVLPFRCCKDITSGQLFFKRQISVECQQLIRWCLNMKDWARPSLEDVFNHPWLQTELPQETATLHPHSLSQQPGK